One genomic segment of Actinoplanes ianthinogenes includes these proteins:
- a CDS encoding ribonucleotide-diphosphate reductase subunit beta, with translation MSRRWSTLLMDTADLTRLPDIPIGQVDTHAESIFGQRLGPMALYRRWETQQWEAEAVPLAADREEFDALPELFRTKIRELVNTFVVGEYTGLDLLGPILGGCPDEQGLIYLGTQVADESRHTVLLAKIAVDLLGMEPDLRSMLPLIWAEMTVPHRELSIVEADLVRELADKPSDYGRWIRAVTHFHLITEGVLALNGQRNLIKGLRHRQVLPGLQAGFTAMARDESRHVSYGMHALRQGLREGYHDEVMDVLEHCAPLAVHIEQRGHAETPHARRTARELTRELERRLNQLDLPRTSIDHILTVAARPYTPPGAEDLG, from the coding sequence ATGAGCAGACGGTGGAGCACCCTGCTGATGGACACCGCCGACCTGACCCGGTTGCCGGACATCCCGATCGGGCAGGTCGACACCCACGCCGAGTCGATCTTCGGGCAGCGACTGGGCCCGATGGCCCTCTACCGCCGCTGGGAGACCCAGCAGTGGGAGGCCGAGGCGGTCCCGCTCGCGGCCGACCGCGAGGAGTTCGACGCGCTGCCCGAGCTGTTCCGCACGAAGATCCGCGAGCTGGTCAACACGTTCGTCGTCGGTGAGTACACCGGCCTCGACCTGCTCGGGCCGATCCTCGGTGGCTGCCCGGACGAGCAGGGCCTGATCTATCTCGGCACCCAGGTCGCCGACGAGTCGCGGCACACCGTGCTGCTCGCCAAGATCGCCGTGGACCTGCTCGGGATGGAGCCCGACCTGCGGTCGATGCTGCCGCTGATCTGGGCCGAGATGACCGTCCCCCACCGGGAGCTCAGCATCGTCGAGGCCGACCTGGTCCGGGAGCTGGCCGACAAACCGTCGGACTACGGCCGGTGGATCCGCGCGGTCACCCATTTCCACCTGATCACCGAGGGGGTGCTGGCCCTCAACGGGCAGCGCAACCTGATCAAGGGGCTGCGCCACCGGCAGGTGCTGCCGGGTCTGCAAGCGGGCTTCACCGCGATGGCCCGCGACGAGTCCCGGCATGTCAGTTACGGCATGCACGCGCTGCGCCAGGGCCTGCGGGAGGGCTACCACGACGAGGTGATGGACGTGCTGGAGCACTGCGCGCCGCTGGCCGTCCACATCGAGCAGCGGGGCCACGCCGAGACCCCGCACGCCCGGCGGACCGCGCGGGAGCTGACCCGCGAGCTGGAGCGCCGGCTCAACCAGCTGGACCTGCCGCGCACCTCGATCGACCACATCCTGACGGTCGCCGCCCGGCCGTACACGCCGCCCGGCGCCGAGGACCTCGGGTGA